In Halorubellus sp. JP-L1, one DNA window encodes the following:
- a CDS encoding J domain-containing protein, translating into MPSPSKIDRTGGEIDWPPTLDRTSDGERASTSKFSVTLASALSGIETELEDRLDVDDYRISTAAPHRKRDGRPYADASPDDPGIVVRWSMDGEQYAIAADHYTGLRDNARALGLYLTEKRKMDDRPVRTGQSEFATARLPPADGEPDAVAAPLARSSNGMPEAEAREVLGVTADTDPDVVEASVRRLSRKHHPDSGEVPDRETFARVRKAESILLD; encoded by the coding sequence ATGCCGAGTCCGAGTAAGATCGACCGGACGGGGGGCGAGATCGACTGGCCACCCACGCTCGATCGAACATCCGACGGCGAACGCGCGTCCACGAGCAAGTTCTCGGTGACGCTCGCCTCGGCGCTCTCCGGGATTGAGACGGAGCTCGAGGACCGCCTCGACGTCGACGACTACCGGATCAGTACCGCCGCCCCACACCGCAAGCGAGACGGCCGCCCGTACGCGGACGCGAGCCCGGACGACCCCGGGATCGTCGTGCGCTGGTCGATGGATGGCGAACAGTACGCGATCGCCGCCGACCACTACACTGGTCTCCGCGACAACGCCCGTGCGCTCGGGCTCTACCTCACCGAGAAGCGGAAGATGGACGACCGACCGGTCCGCACTGGACAGAGCGAGTTCGCGACCGCCCGCCTCCCGCCCGCCGATGGCGAGCCCGATGCGGTCGCGGCGCCGCTCGCTCGGTCGTCAAACGGGATGCCGGAAGCGGAGGCCCGCGAGGTGCTCGGCGTGACCGCGGACACGGATCCGGACGTCGTCGAGGCGAGTGTGCGTCGCCTCAGTCGGAAGCACCATCCCGATAGCGGGGAAGTCCCTGATCGGGAGACGTTTGCGCGAGTGCGGAAAGCGGAATCCATTCTGCTCGACTGA
- a CDS encoding HalOD1 output domain-containing protein has product MATTDSLSVTMRVLQSVSAQTGVETLELPPLYDSVDPEALDAIVDDLDEGVIQFQYAGQKVIVQNDGTVSISEIADCSPE; this is encoded by the coding sequence ATGGCAACTACAGACAGCCTCTCCGTTACCATGCGGGTTCTTCAGTCCGTATCAGCGCAGACGGGCGTCGAGACGTTGGAGTTACCTCCCTTGTATGATTCTGTTGATCCTGAAGCACTAGATGCGATAGTGGATGATTTAGATGAAGGAGTAATCCAATTTCAGTACGCTGGGCAGAAGGTGATTGTTCAAAACGACGGAACGGTCAGTATCTCTGAAATCGCGGACTGTTCCCCCGAATAG
- a CDS encoding Cdc6/Cdc18 family protein, with product MQIDSRVLDHREIPRQELVVHRSDELATLRQLLSRAEEGGTPSSIYLLGPSGVGKTMTAQVSLRQAQERASITSAFVNCWRYSSKRDVLLEVVDDTHPKAVHASSTPVAELQQRLDDDPGEPRIVILDEADQLQEPGVLYDLVDAPRTGVIAIANTEGALLQGVDDRIRSRFAAAHRLDFENYATAELVEILARRAEYGIDRGDVPEGVLDELAQAANGDARIAIAALRVAAESAINADRGEVAAVDVEDAVLEAHELVRAEHLERINDHQRALYDVIVEQGRVLTEALVGEYQSRVADPMARRTVMKHLGKLEEYGLVGSVHEGGGKAWYQRST from the coding sequence ATGCAGATCGACTCGCGCGTCCTCGACCACCGCGAGATCCCGCGACAGGAGCTCGTCGTCCACCGAAGCGACGAACTCGCGACCCTCCGCCAGCTCCTCAGTCGTGCCGAAGAGGGCGGCACGCCGTCATCCATCTACCTGCTCGGTCCCTCTGGTGTCGGGAAGACGATGACCGCCCAGGTATCGCTCCGGCAGGCTCAGGAGCGAGCGAGCATCACTTCGGCGTTCGTGAACTGCTGGCGTTACTCGTCGAAGCGTGACGTCCTCCTCGAGGTCGTCGACGACACGCACCCCAAGGCCGTGCATGCGTCGTCGACGCCAGTCGCGGAGCTCCAGCAGCGCCTCGACGACGACCCCGGCGAGCCTCGGATCGTGATCCTCGACGAGGCCGACCAGCTCCAGGAGCCGGGCGTGCTCTACGATCTCGTTGATGCGCCGCGGACGGGCGTGATCGCGATCGCAAACACGGAGGGCGCGCTCCTCCAGGGCGTCGACGACCGCATCCGATCGCGGTTCGCCGCCGCGCACCGCCTGGACTTCGAGAACTACGCAACAGCGGAACTCGTGGAGATCCTCGCACGCCGCGCCGAGTACGGCATCGACCGCGGGGACGTCCCGGAGGGTGTCCTGGATGAGCTGGCGCAGGCGGCGAACGGTGACGCTCGCATCGCGATCGCGGCGCTGCGGGTCGCCGCTGAGAGCGCGATCAACGCCGATCGGGGCGAGGTGGCTGCGGTAGACGTCGAGGACGCAGTATTAGAGGCGCACGAATTGGTGCGCGCCGAGCACTTGGAGCGGATCAACGACCACCAGCGCGCGCTGTATGACGTGATCGTTGAGCAGGGGCGTGTGCTGACGGAGGCGTTGGTGGGTGAGTACCAGAGTCGGGTTGCGGATCCGATGGCGCGGCGGACCGTGATGAAGCATCTGGGGAAGCTCGAGGAGTACGGCCTGGTCGGGAGCGTTCACGAGGGCGGCGGGAAGGCGTGGTACCAACGGAGTACTTAA
- a CDS encoding PadR family transcriptional regulator produces the protein MSADTRGGADPGPSPTGADLTKFQTRILLVLHEDPDYGLGIKRALEEYYGKEVNHGRLYPNLDQLVDADLLEKSELDRRTNQYELTTRGYGVIEDELDWMHDQIDGAGGDA, from the coding sequence ATGAGCGCCGACACCAGAGGCGGCGCCGACCCCGGCCCCAGCCCGACCGGCGCGGATCTCACGAAGTTCCAGACGCGAATCCTCCTGGTCCTCCACGAGGACCCCGACTACGGACTCGGTATCAAGCGCGCCCTCGAGGAGTACTACGGCAAGGAGGTCAACCACGGCCGGCTCTACCCGAACCTCGACCAGCTCGTCGACGCCGACCTCCTCGAGAAGAGCGAGCTCGACCGCCGGACGAACCAGTACGAACTCACCACGCGCGGGTACGGCGTCATCGAGGACGAACTCGACTGGATGCACGACCAGATCGACGGCGCCGGAGGTGACGCCTGA